The genomic interval CAAAAGCTGAATTCTATTAAGAAAGTATAACAGAAACCTACCCAATACAGTCATCACTGTTTTAATGAGTTTGATTGGTGTCTTCTTGCGTTTCAAAGATCCAGTGGCATGGCCATTTAAGACAGTTGTTTTCTTCCTCACATAGACATATATCCTTAGGTATATGGCTACCATTATAAGGAAAACCGCCAGGTTGAAAAGTGACCAGAAGATCAGGTAGCTCCTGCTGAAGATTGGTGCCAACATGGAGCACTGTTCGATACTGCAGATGCAGTTCCAGCCCAGGCTTGGTACTGCACCCATAAAGATGGAGATGACCCAAACCAGCACAATCAACAGGGTTACCCGCCGCTTTGTAAGGTTACTGTGTACTTTCCAGTTCATGATTGAGATGTAGCGTTCCAGAGCAATAACAAGTAAATTTGTGAGTGATGCTGAGAGGCTCGTGTCCAAAAGGCCCTGCCGAAGAAAGTACTGTTGCACACTCAGTGTTTGGGACACTGAACCGGTGTTGAACATAAGATACACGTATGCAATCCCAGCAAGAAAGTCTGAGGCTGCAAGGTTGGCTACAAGGTAATAGAATGCGTAGTGAAAGCGGTTGTTGGTGATGACAGCGGTGATGACCATTGCGTTGGACACCAGGATGAAACAACAAAAGAGGCAACCAACAACTCGAAGCACTATGAGATGAGTGAACTCCCAGTTTTCAACCGTCGGTTGGCTTCTGTTGTAGAAAAACTCCATCGGCACATCATAGTAACATGTGTTCTGACTTGACATCTTGTGCAGAATAAAATGACTCTGGAAGAAGTAATGACAAAGAATAAGGACATGTCCCCAAAAAATGGAACAGACAAGACATAAGAtagtattgtttaaaaaaattgaacagcTCAACTTGAaaaatgacgcctgagataggcacaggctccctgtgacccgaggtagtttggataagcggtagaaatgagtgagtgagtgagtgaacttgaaaaaaaaagcatactatCTCTAATACAGAATCTTTCTTTATGTTTCAACCTGAACCAACCTTTTCATATTGTAGCTGCAGAGcctatttcagttctttatttatattataatggTCCATTGGCTAAATCAGATAAATGGATCTTGAAATCAGataaatttttaatttgattaattCGGTTTAATATGATTGGAAAAGAttggatacaccctggaagtaaaaagtatacaaaaacaaggaaaagaaagaaagaaagaaagaaagaaagaaagaaagaaagaaagaaagaaagaaagaaagaaagaaagaaagaaagaacaaaatgaaaatacaatAGAGTTTTTTTTGGAACTAAGGTAGGTTTGAAAgcataaataaaagcataataaaGACTCAAAACACAGGTTTTGTCGGTACTCCTGTGTGTGTCAAAGTTGTGCCGAATTTCGTAATCGATACCGATTCTTACCAGTACCACATGCAGAATGCCCGGGTCATGAGCTGATCTGTCGCATTCGTTTGTGAAAGTCTCCAATCTTGCAGTCCATGCGAACTCCTTCCTGGTTTTTATTTGGTAAGCTAAAAAGACGACGAGTGAAAGCGTCAGAGTCTGAATGGTTTGTGAAGACGAAGGCTGTCACCATGTGGGTGTGGAGTTTGGTGCTAAGACGTTGTACTGTGTCTTTAAGCCGCTCCTCTATaacatgaatattcattcattcgttcattcattcctATAACAGCTCATTAGAGATGcgtgataaacacacacacacacacacacacacacacacacacacacacacacacacacatacattgattaaattaaaacatgtagaagagtgtgtgttcaaaCTTATGTTACATAACTGGACATCCCAAAAAGCACCACCTGTGTACAGGTAAAAGCTTTACACCGTATTACAGGGACTGCATTACAGAGACTGCTGTCTCGTACTGTATAATCAATGAATGAAGAGTTTCTGAAAGGATTCATttccattgtgttttatttgaaattatgGCGTGTTttcacactttcccagttcaaatgtagattaaaaactcatctctttagtcaggcgtacacataatacatcccacaatattgtgcactattatatcagacttgcacattttatgaacagcagatatgttaatccctctccacttcttctctctttctacccatcccgaggcatccagaaactgtaccagctcagatcgtCTTCCATGCAatgattttggacctccactgagatgaggcatgactctgagaatcctgaggcatctagagatctaccagcttcAGCCAGACTCTgttatactaaagaggagatgtgaactccatgtggtctttaacatcaatacaacatttgtttgactgtatatttataatcacacccttcagtgtcacccaaatgaggatgaggttcccctttgagtctggttcctctcaaggtttcttcctttaccatctaagggagtttttccttgccactgctgcctgagtcacctcagacttgctcattgggcataaatacatacacattgtgaactaatctatctaatattaatcttgaattttgaattctactaatatttattattctttatattaaccttctgttctatgtttatgttctgtaaagctgcattgagacaatgtcaattgtaaaaagcgctatacaaataaatttgaattgaattgaatttaaaagtattttatccTATTTCTTTGTTTACTAAGAAACACCAGTTTCAAATTCCCATATACTGTAAACCTGAAAGGGAGCCTAAAAGTGGTCCTACAGGATCCTTATAAGACGTAACTATCCTGTTGGACCAAATACAGGATTTTTATGAGACATTTCATATAGGAtactttaggattttttttcaatatttacagaaattcTCATTTGAAAATTTCTTGatgtttttaattgaatttcttattgaataatttttttattaaagaaaataatagtaaaaggggggcacggtggcttagtggttagcacgttcgcctcacacctccagggttgtgggttcgattcatgcctccgccttgtgtgtgtggagtttgcatgttcttctaCATGAGACTTACAGGATTTGTGGGACATTTCTGCCTTTAATTAAGCAAATGCAGGCAAATGTATTAATTATGCGCTGCACCCTTTATCTTGAGAAAACAATGCACTGCACATGCTAGGTGTGAGCGGCTATGAGTTTCAGCATTTTTAAAACTACTGATCTCCTGGGAGTTTCATGAACAACTTGAAATTGTCATGTTAATGAGTTACTTAAGTGGAGAACGGTGAGACTGGATGGCTACAGTGGCTTCGATCACCGTTCTTTAAATGAGAAGTGAAAGTCTAGCTAGTTAATATTAGCTGATTCATTGACACTGACTTGTTGACTCATCTGTTAAAAcaatgtttgtatgtgtatctaATGTCAGAAGTAACACATGTATAAAAAGCTAAAGTTaagataaatgtttatatatgtcTACATGGATACCATCACATTTGAACATGGatagtataatagtgtaataTCAAGCCAGGAGCCATCAGACTGaatgacaaaacaaatgtgCTTTTCTTGTGAAGTATAACTGACCTTTTACCTTTACCATTATTGTGactgaaaaaaacaattaaaaagaaagGACACCTGAAGTCATGGAGATGGAGGGATAGGTTCCCTTtaggtttaatttaatttaatattgaCCTTGTCCCAGAAATGAcctttgaaaaaaaatcaggcaAGAATATTCACTCTCTGGTATGTGTGCTGATGTGCGTCTTAGGAACATTAAAAGACTGGCAGTTAAACGTGGACCTGGGAAAACATCACAAATTTACATTGGACATTTATGGCACTGGGAAGATGAACTTCTCCAGAGTGAAAGAAGtactttgaagtctctatcagtcAATACATCAAATACATCAATAGTGGATAACAAGGTCACAAACTAtataccatcagtctaaaactctgGTAGGAGATAATCTGCAAAAACAGACACAGCTAAGTAGCCAGTGATCGATGCATAACTTCCTTGAGCTGTGCtggaggatggagagagagagagagtgagagagaggcagagagagagagagagaaagaaagagagaaagagagagagagatacctgACAGACAAGACCAAGCAGAGGAAAATGGATCAGTCCACTGGGAAAATCCAAACACAAAGGTCCAACTGGCCCAAAGAATAGGGCATTAAAAAGGAGGGCAtaataaatgtctcctttttTTCACAGCATTACTCAGTATGTGAAATACTTGTTACACTATGCATTTCTGATGTGCTGACATTATTCCAAATCCCCTTTCCTAAACATTCAACTAAATCTTCATTACAGACATACTGTCTGCTcttttaatttgctttttttctgaatattCACTACATTTAATTCCGATTATTTGCTATAAAATTTATGTTGTATGTCatggaataattttttttaaatttaactcAACTCTAAAAAAGCAAGCACTGACCGCCATTAGCACTTGTTGCAATTCCCACTTTGACCACCAGGTGCAATAATAAATCAATGGAAGAGAAGTGAAGCCGTTAGCATGAACCATCTTTTGTAAAGTTCAAGCAGTTATACTGCTTCTCTAATCAGCCTCCACATTTTCTTCCAGGAAGGTTCATGACCAGGAGTTCTTTATCACAattttaactagatttgtaaagttcgtcgtaacaaactttgatgttggctttgacggtgcaag from Tachysurus vachellii isolate PV-2020 chromosome 1, HZAU_Pvac_v1, whole genome shotgun sequence carries:
- the lpar3 gene encoding lysophosphatidic acid receptor 3 — protein: MSSQNTCYYDVPMEFFYNRSQPTVENWEFTHLIVLRVVGCLFCCFILVSNAMVITAVITNNRFHYAFYYLVANLAASDFLAGIAYVYLMFNTGSVSQTLSVQQYFLRQGLLDTSLSASLTNLLVIALERYISIMNWKVHSNLTKRRVTLLIVLVWVISIFMGAVPSLGWNCICSIEQCSMLAPIFSRSYLIFWSLFNLAVFLIMVAIYLRIYVYVRKKTTVLNGHATGSLKRKKTPIKLIKTVMTVLGVFVICWTPGLVVLLLDGLKCEQCNLLKFKRWFLLLAVLNSVMNPIIYSYKDDEMWTTIKNLLRCVCNGTRRQRSSRVNTRTTTSTTEMNTSIRVSEEKDTTQDKLKT